In the genome of Variovorax sp. PAMC26660, the window TGGCCGAGCAGCACCGACATCTGCGCGGCGATGGGCCTGGCCACGTTGTCCGCCGGGCCGCCGGCCGGCCATCCCACGACCAGGGTGATGGGGCGCGTGGGGTAGCCGGTCTGTGCGCGGACGCTCGCATGCGCTGCGCCGAGGGCGGCAAGGGCCACGCAGATCTGCCTGCGATTGAATCCGGAGGTGGTCTTCATGTTGTCTCCTAGTGCGAACGCAGGTCTGCCAGAAATTTGCGTGCGCGCTCGGTGCCAGGGTTGGAGAAGAAGCTCGTCGGTGAACCGGTCTCCAGCAGGCAACCCTGGTCCATGAACCAGACCTGGTCTGCCACCTCGCGCGCGAAGTTCATCTCGTGCGTCACGCACATCATCGTCATGCCGTCGCGGGCCAGCGACTTCATCACCTGCAGCACCTCGCCGACCATCTCGGGGTCAAGCGCGCTCGTCGGTTCGTCGAAGAGGATGGCCGGCGGATCCATCGCGAGCGCCCGGGCGATGGCCACGCGTTGCTGTTGGCCGCCCGACAACTGGCCCGGAAATGCGTCCGCCTTGGAAGCCAGGCCCACACGCTCGAGCAATTCGAGCGCGCGAGCCCTGGCCTGTGCGCGCTTCTGCTTGCGAACGTTCACAGGGCCCAGCATGATGTTCTGGGCCACCGACAGATGCGGAAACAGGTTGAAGCTCTGGAACACGAAGCCCACGTGGCTGCGAAATCTGTTGATGTCGAGCGATGGCGCGTTCACGTCCTGGCCGTCGAAACGGATGGTGCCGCCCTGGATGGTCTCCAGGCGGTTCACGGTGCGTATCAGCGTCGACTTACCGGACCCCGAAGGGCCGCAGACCACGACGACTTCGCCCTTGCGAACCTCCGCGCTGATGTCGTTCAGCGCGCGGTAGTCGCCATACCACTTGTTCACGAGATCGAAGGCGATGAGGGCAGGAGTGGGGGTCGAAGACATGTTCATGCGGCTTGCTCGGGTGCGATGGGCCCGGCGGCAGCGGGCGCAAGACCCGTCGCCGGCCGGAAGGTGCCTTCGCGCCGCGTGGCAATGCGGCGCTCCAGGAAGCGTGCCAGCCGCGTCAGCGAGAAGCACAGGCAGAAGTAGATGGCCGCAAGAATGAAGTACACCTGAAACGGCTGCGTCATGAGCGAGCTGTTGATCTGGTTGGCCGCGAACGTCACTTCGTTCACGCTGATCACGTAGCCCAGCGAGGTCTCCTTGATGGTGGAGACGAACTGGCTGACCAGCGCCGGCACCATGTTGTAGAGCGCCTGCGGCAGCAAGACCTTCGTCATCGTCTGGATGTAGCTCAGCCCCACGGCACGCGCCGCTTCGGTCTGCCCGCGCGGCAGTCCCTCGATGCCGGCGCGCACGATCTCGGCCAGGTAGGCCGCCTGATAGATCACCAGCGTGATCACCATGGTCGTGAACCCGCTCACCATGCGCCCGGTCAGCACGGGCACGAAGAAATAGACCCAGAAGATGAACATGAGCAGCGGCACGCCGCGCACCACGTAGATCACCGCCATGGCAGGCATGCGCAGCCAGCCGAAGGGGCTGATGCGTGCCAGCGCAATCGCAACGCCGAGGGGAAAGGCCAGCAGCAGGCCCAGCGCGGAGAGAACCAGCGTGATCGCCAGCCCGCCCAGCGGCCCGTTCGGGTACTGGCCGACCAGCAGCAGGACGCCGTACTCGCGCAGGATGGAGAAGATGCTGTCCACGGCTTATCTCGCGCTGATGCGGTAGCGGCTTTCCAGCCGGGCGCCCGCCGTCATGATCAGCAGGGAAACGCCCAGGTAGATCACCGTCGACAGCAGATACACCTCCACTGTCTTGAACGACTGGCTCTCGATTTCCCGCGTGGCATAGGTCAGTTCCGCAACACCGATGGTCATGGCCAGGCTGGTGTTCTTGAACAGCAGCACCGTGTGGCTCACCAGGGTGGGCAGCGCGATGCGCAGCGCCTGCGGCAGCACCACCAGGCGCGACGCCTGCAGGTAGGACAGGCCGATGGCACGCGCCGCTTCCAGCTGCGACTTGGGAATCGACCGGATGCCGGCGCGCAGCCCTTCGGAGACGTAGGCTGCCATGCACAGGCCGATGGCGATCAGGGCCAGCAGGAACTCGCTGTCGTGGGCATTGAGCCATTGCTGTGCCGCATGCGGCAGCAGCGCCGGCATGCCGAAGTACCAGAGGAAGACCTGCACCAGCATGGGCACGTTCTGGTGGTACTCGACATAGCTCGCGACGAAGGCCTTTGCCACGCGGTTGTCCGCCATGCGTATCACGGCCAGCACCGTACCCAGGATCAGGGCGAACAGCCACGCTGCCAGCGTGAGCTCGAACATCGTGAGCACGCCATGCCATATCCATTGCGGATATTCCCCTCGCGCCAGTACAGAGAAGTCGATCTTGCTACCCACGTCGTGCGCCTCGTTACATTGCCGTGCTCAACCCTTGATCTGTTCGACCCTGAAGGCGCGCTGCATCTTGTAGGAGGTCCCCGCGCCCAGCCACCGGTTGAAGATCTGCTGTGCCTCGCCGGACTTTTCCATCGCCTGCAGCGTGGTGTTCACATGCTTGATGAGGCCCGCTTCTTCCTTTCGCATGCCGATGCCCCAGGGCTCCAGCACCAGGGAGGGTTCCAGCACGACGATGGGCACGGTGCTCTCGGATTGCTGGCGGAACTTCGCGAGATTGAGTTCGGAGGCCGCCAACCCCTCCACCTTGCCCTGCTGCATTGCGAGGAAGGCGCTGGGTGGGTCCTGGAAAGTGATGGTCGCAGCACCCGGAATCACCTTGCGCACCAGCATCTCGGAGCTGGAGCCCTTGACCGCGCTGACGCGTTTGCCCGCCAGGTCCTTGAGGGCCGTGAAGCCGCTGTCCTTGCGCGCGGCAACCTTCTGCTCGCTCGCGAAATACTGGTCACTGAAGGCAATCTGCTCGGCACGCTCGGCGCTCCATCCCAGGTTGGCAATCACGGCATCGACGCGGCCTTGCTGCAGCTCGGGGATGCGCGCAGCCACCGAGATGAGCTTCAGCTCCAGCTTGACACCCAGCGACTTGGCCAGTGCCTTGCAGAAGTCCACGTCGTAGCCCTCCACTTCGCGCGTCTGGGCATTGGAAAAGCTGAACGGCTCGGCCGTCCCGAGGGTGCCGCAGGTGAACACACCCTTGGCCTTGATGTCGGCGAGCTGGTCCGCGCAGGCCAGGTTGGCCAGCAATGCCAGGCAGGCGCCGGCGATAAGGGTCGATGCGCTCTTCTTCATGGAACTACTCCGGAAAAGTTGTACGGAACGATGAAACGTCAGGACAGTTCGCGCAATGCGGCTTGCAGCAATTGCCCGCCCTGGTCGATCACGTCGACCCCTGTGGCGAAGGACATGCGCAAGTGGTTAGGCATGCCGTAGGAGGTGCCGTCGATCGCGGCCACGCCGGCGTGCTCCAGCAGGTAGTGCACGACATCGATGTCTGAAGAAAGAACGTTTCCCGCCGGCGTGGTCCGCCCGATCAATCCGGCCACGCTGGGGAACACGTAGAACGCGCCGTCCGGCGGGGCGCACTCGAATCCCGGCAGCGCCTGCAGCATCCGCACCATGTGGTCTCTGCGCTGCCCGAACAGGGCCGCGGCCTCGGCCACGCTTTGCTGCGGCCCATCGAGCGCAACCACTGCGGCCGCCTGGCTCACGGAACTGGGGCACGAGGTGCTCTGGGAGAGCAGCATGGTGATGGCCCGGATCAGCGCCGCCGGCCCTGCGCCGTAGCCGATGCGCCAGCCCGTCATGGCATAGGCCTTGGAGACGCCGTTGATCACCAGGGTGCGCTCGGCCAGCTCGGGCGTCACGTTCAATGGAGAAAGGTGCTCGGCGCCGTCGTAGACGAAGTGCTCGTAGATCTCGTCGGTCATCAGCCAGACCTGCGGATGCCGCTGCAGCACCTCGCCGAGCGCGGCCAGTTCGGCGCGGGTGTAGACCGCGCCCGTGGGGTTGTTGGGTGTGTTGAGCACCAGCCACCGCGTGCGGGACGTGATGGCCGCCTCGAGGGCCGCGGGCGTCAGCTTGAAGCCCTCGCTGGCCAGGCTCGACACCACGACCGGTGTGCCGCCATGCAGTGCCACCATGTCCGGGTAGGACACCCAGTACGGCGCGGGCACGATCACTTCGTCGCCTTCGTTCAGCGTGGCGGCGAAGGCGTTGTAGATGATGTGCTTCGCACCGTTGCCCACCGCGATGTTCTCGGACTGGTACGGCAACGCGTTCTCGCGCTGCAGCTTGTCCGCGATGGCCTGCCGCAGGGCCGGCGTGCCGTTGGAGACCGTGTAGCGGGTGTGTCCGGCCATGAGAGCCGCCACCGCGCCTTCGACGATGTGGCGCGGCGTCGGGAAGTCGGGTTCGCCGATGGTGAAGTCGACGATGCGACGGCCGGCCGCGCGCATTGCGTCGACGCGTGTCTTCGCCGCCATGCTGGGCGAGGGTTTGACGCCGCCGAGGCGTTGGGCCAACAGGATGCTCACTGAGTTGTCTCCAGGCAAGTCGATGGGAATGAGGCCGTGCGCTTCACGGATTCAGAGGCCGTGCGGCGCGAAGGCCTTGGTGAGCCAGGACTGCCCGGCCTTTCCGTTGGCGATCTCGGCCTTGATGGCGGCCTCGAACCGGGCGGTCTGCTCGATGGCGTCGAGCAGCCGTGGTGCCTCGGAGAGCGGAAAGCTCACGATGCCATCGTCGTCGCCAACCACGATGTCGCCGGGCTGCACGATCTGCCCACCCACGCAGACGGGCATGTTGACCGCGCCGGGTCCGTTCTTGTAGGGCCCCCGATGGATGGCGGCACGCGCATAGCAGGGAAAGTCGGCCTCGCGAAAGGCCGCCGAGTCTCGGATGGCACCGTCGATGACGAGGCCGGTGCAGCCGCGCTGCTGTGCGTAAAGCATGATGAGTTCGCCGACCAGTGCGTTGGTGGTGTCGCCACCGCCGTCGACCACCAGCACATGGCCGGCAGAGGCATCCATCAGCGCCTTGTAGATCAGCAGGTTGTCGCCAGGACGGGTCTTGACCGTGATCGCCGTTCCCACCAGCTTGCGCTGCCGGTGGAATCGCTGCAGGCCGACGATGCCGCTCAGCCGCTGCAGGTTGTCGCTGATGTGCGGGGTGGCCACTTCCCGGAAGGCGGCCAGCACATCCTGCGGTGCGACGGCCGGCGTCGGGTGAACTGCAAAACTGGAAGCAACCATGACAAACCGCCTCAACATCAATTCGATGGCGCGATTGTGAAAGTTGCCTAAAATTTCAAAAAGCGAAAAATTCCGGAGGAATTGGTGGAGAAAAAGGAAATCAACAAGGGTTTTTCCTGACCATGATGACGTTCAAGCAATTGGAGGCCCTCTATTGGGTCGTGCAGCTTGGAGGCTTCTCCCAGGCCGCACAGAAGCTCCACACCTCCACATCCGCCGTCTCCAAGCGCGTGCATGAACTGGAAGCCGGCTTCGACCTGGAACTGTTCGACCGGTCCCAGCGCACGGCCCGCCTGACGGAAAAGGGCGAAGAGATGTTCGTGCTGGCCAGGAAGCTGCTCGAACACAGGGACGCCGCCATCGACCAGATCGGCAAGCCCGAAGTCATCGAGCGCCGCGTGCGTATCGGCGTGACCGAGTTCACCGCGATGACGTGGTTGCACAAACTGGTCGAGGCCATCCAGCGCTACTACCCCAAGGTCACGATCGAGCCCGACGTGGACGCGAGCGGCAACCTGAAGGAAAAGCTCCTGGCGGACGAACTCGACCTGGTGCTGGTGCCGGATGTGTTCGCGCAAGCGCATCTGCCGAGCCACGTGGTCGGTGAGTTCTCCAGCGTGTGGATGTGCAAGCCGGGCTTCGTCGAGCCGGGCAAGATCTTCAGGCTGCATGAGCTGGCGTCGCGCCGGCTGCTGCTTCAGGGAAGCAAGTCGGGCGCCGGCATGGCGCACAACAGCTGGATGAAGTCGCAGGGCGTGCAGCCGTCCGACGTGATCATCGTCAACAACCTCGTGGCGATGATGGGCCTTACTGCCTCGGGGCTGGGCATCGGCTGCATGCCCGAGAAATGCCTTGCGCCCATGGTGGCCAGGGGCTCGCTGATGGTCGTGCCCTGCACGCCGGCGCCGCCGGTCATGAAGTACGTCGCCATGTACAAGGGTGATCAGCGCAGCACGCTGATCTCGTCGATCGTCATGCTCTCCCAGGAGTGCTGCGACTTCACGCGGATGTTCGAGATCTCTTCCTCGTGATCTCCGCGGCGGTTGATCCGGGCTGGTTCAACCCGCCTTTGCAGTCCGGTCGGCCGCGGCGGTGGGGCAGGATGCGGAGGGCTTTTCGGCTGTACCAGCCGCGTCCGTGCCGCACCAGTCGCCACCGAGCGCCTTCACGAGGAACACCGAGGTCAGCAGGCGCTGCCCTTGCAGTTGCGCGGCCTGTCGCTCCACCGTCAGCAGCGACTGCTGCGCGGTGATCACGTCGAGATAGGTCGAGGCGCCGCCTTCGTAGCGGCTGGTCGCCATGTCGAGCACGCGGCGCGCTGCAGTCACGGCGGCTTGCGCCTGGGTGTTGGCGCTGTCGAGCGCCGACAGGCCCGTGATGCCGTCTTCCACCTCCTGCATCGCGGTCAGCACGGTGCGGCGGTAGTTGCCCACGGTGACGTCGTAGCCGGCCTTGGCAAAGTTGACGTTCGCGCGCACGCGGCCGCCGTCGAACAGCACCTGCGTGGCCGACACGCCGACCGACCACAGCAGGCTGGGCCCGTTGAACAGGCTCTCGATCAGCCGGCTGTCCACGCCCACCGTCGGCGAAATCATGATGCTCGGATAGAAGGCTGCAGTGGCCACGCCGATCTGTGCATTGGCGGCGGCCATCGCGCGCTCTGCCGAGGCCACGTCGGGCCGGCGTTGCAGGATCTCGGAGGGCACGCCCAGCGGCACCGCCGGCGGCCGGATCTCGCGCAAATCGACCGCCAGCGCAAAGCTCGGCGCCGGCGTACCGGTGAGGGTGGCGAGCGCATGCTCGTATTGCGCGCGCTGCTTCTTCAGCACATCGACCTGTGTCAGCGTGGTTTCGAGCAGCGCCTGCTGCTGCGCCACGTCGAGCCCCGACACGGCGCCCAGGTCATGGCGCGCGGTAACCAGCTCCAGCGCGCGGCGCTGCAGGCCGATGGAGCGCGCGACCACGTCGAGTTCGATGTCGGTCGAGCGCAGGTTGAAGTAGTTGCTGGCGACATCGGCGCCCAGCAGCAGGCGCGTGTTCTCCAGGTCGGCCGCCGATTGCTCGGCCGAGGCGGTTGCGCCTTCGACCGTGCGCTGCACGCGCCCCGCCAGGTCCACCTCGTAG includes:
- a CDS encoding amino acid ABC transporter ATP-binding protein → MSSTPTPALIAFDLVNKWYGDYRALNDISAEVRKGEVVVVCGPSGSGKSTLIRTVNRLETIQGGTIRFDGQDVNAPSLDINRFRSHVGFVFQSFNLFPHLSVAQNIMLGPVNVRKQKRAQARARALELLERVGLASKADAFPGQLSGGQQQRVAIARALAMDPPAILFDEPTSALDPEMVGEVLQVMKSLARDGMTMMCVTHEMNFAREVADQVWFMDQGCLLETGSPTSFFSNPGTERARKFLADLRSH
- a CDS encoding amino acid ABC transporter permease; this translates as MFSILREYGVLLLVGQYPNGPLGGLAITLVLSALGLLLAFPLGVAIALARISPFGWLRMPAMAVIYVVRGVPLLMFIFWVYFFVPVLTGRMVSGFTTMVITLVIYQAAYLAEIVRAGIEGLPRGQTEAARAVGLSYIQTMTKVLLPQALYNMVPALVSQFVSTIKETSLGYVISVNEVTFAANQINSSLMTQPFQVYFILAAIYFCLCFSLTRLARFLERRIATRREGTFRPATGLAPAAAGPIAPEQAA
- a CDS encoding amino acid ABC transporter permease, with translation MGSKIDFSVLARGEYPQWIWHGVLTMFELTLAAWLFALILGTVLAVIRMADNRVAKAFVASYVEYHQNVPMLVQVFLWYFGMPALLPHAAQQWLNAHDSEFLLALIAIGLCMAAYVSEGLRAGIRSIPKSQLEAARAIGLSYLQASRLVVLPQALRIALPTLVSHTVLLFKNTSLAMTIGVAELTYATREIESQSFKTVEVYLLSTVIYLGVSLLIMTAGARLESRYRISAR
- a CDS encoding ABC transporter substrate-binding protein, yielding MKKSASTLIAGACLALLANLACADQLADIKAKGVFTCGTLGTAEPFSFSNAQTREVEGYDVDFCKALAKSLGVKLELKLISVAARIPELQQGRVDAVIANLGWSAERAEQIAFSDQYFASEQKVAARKDSGFTALKDLAGKRVSAVKGSSSEMLVRKVIPGAATITFQDPPSAFLAMQQGKVEGLAASELNLAKFRQQSESTVPIVVLEPSLVLEPWGIGMRKEEAGLIKHVNTTLQAMEKSGEAQQIFNRWLGAGTSYKMQRAFRVEQIKG
- a CDS encoding pyridoxal phosphate-dependent aminotransferase, translating into MSILLAQRLGGVKPSPSMAAKTRVDAMRAAGRRIVDFTIGEPDFPTPRHIVEGAVAALMAGHTRYTVSNGTPALRQAIADKLQRENALPYQSENIAVGNGAKHIIYNAFAATLNEGDEVIVPAPYWVSYPDMVALHGGTPVVVSSLASEGFKLTPAALEAAITSRTRWLVLNTPNNPTGAVYTRAELAALGEVLQRHPQVWLMTDEIYEHFVYDGAEHLSPLNVTPELAERTLVINGVSKAYAMTGWRIGYGAGPAALIRAITMLLSQSTSCPSSVSQAAAVVALDGPQQSVAEAAALFGQRRDHMVRMLQALPGFECAPPDGAFYVFPSVAGLIGRTTPAGNVLSSDIDVVHYLLEHAGVAAIDGTSYGMPNHLRMSFATGVDVIDQGGQLLQAALRELS
- a CDS encoding RraA family protein, with product MVASSFAVHPTPAVAPQDVLAAFREVATPHISDNLQRLSGIVGLQRFHRQRKLVGTAITVKTRPGDNLLIYKALMDASAGHVLVVDGGGDTTNALVGELIMLYAQQRGCTGLVIDGAIRDSAAFREADFPCYARAAIHRGPYKNGPGAVNMPVCVGGQIVQPGDIVVGDDDGIVSFPLSEAPRLLDAIEQTARFEAAIKAEIANGKAGQSWLTKAFAPHGL
- a CDS encoding LysR family transcriptional regulator — its product is MTFKQLEALYWVVQLGGFSQAAQKLHTSTSAVSKRVHELEAGFDLELFDRSQRTARLTEKGEEMFVLARKLLEHRDAAIDQIGKPEVIERRVRIGVTEFTAMTWLHKLVEAIQRYYPKVTIEPDVDASGNLKEKLLADELDLVLVPDVFAQAHLPSHVVGEFSSVWMCKPGFVEPGKIFRLHELASRRLLLQGSKSGAGMAHNSWMKSQGVQPSDVIIVNNLVAMMGLTASGLGIGCMPEKCLAPMVARGSLMVVPCTPAPPVMKYVAMYKGDQRSTLISSIVMLSQECCDFTRMFEISSS
- a CDS encoding efflux transporter outer membrane subunit produces the protein MTPRLLATAFAALLAAGCAVGPDYKTPDTPLPVSWKLEEPWRVSTPSDSADKGPWWKRFGDAQLDALQDQALAGSPTLAIANARLAQARATLAGSAASQFPQLGLGTRASRLKISANRPLTSYGTANASTVQNDFALSLNASYEVDLAGRVQRTVEGATASAEQSAADLENTRLLLGADVASNYFNLRSTDIELDVVARSIGLQRRALELVTARHDLGAVSGLDVAQQQALLETTLTQVDVLKKQRAQYEHALATLTGTPAPSFALAVDLREIRPPAVPLGVPSEILQRRPDVASAERAMAAANAQIGVATAAFYPSIMISPTVGVDSRLIESLFNGPSLLWSVGVSATQVLFDGGRVRANVNFAKAGYDVTVGNYRRTVLTAMQEVEDGITGLSALDSANTQAQAAVTAARRVLDMATSRYEGGASTYLDVITAQQSLLTVERQAAQLQGQRLLTSVFLVKALGGDWCGTDAAGTAEKPSASCPTAAADRTAKAG